From Pseudomonas hefeiensis, one genomic window encodes:
- a CDS encoding FAD-binding oxidoreductase: MASYNINNNGAYNQAIDSFRKTVGSEWVFTSKEDLSTYRDPYSVIWDEPGEVLPLAAVAPGNVEHVQEIVRAANEHGVALYTISTGKNLGYGGASANLAGCVILDLKRMDRIIEVDDTRNFCIVEPGVSYFDLYRYLEARGLRLMLDLPSNAMGGPIGNSLDHGVGYSAAPYRDHFANHCGMEVVLANGEILRTGMGAVPGAETWAEFKYGFGPNVDGLFSQANYGVVTKMGFWLMPMPEHFLSASVSVARYEDIIPLVRHLNYLEDSGLVGFVRYSSPLEIPRVLKSAPDPALLKLMAQPGGGEPQAYEHYAKSHNLPFWTTTLNFYGPQTTNCANWDYARQRLASIPGVTFQETESISFPLSAEAKNNARSQVSLGVPNLTAFALGSRSAFNANPSDGHLWFSPVIPRSGEALLKAHKVFGQAFKDLGIPSRIGPYSGPRTWMYRAFVFVMDFNTSRLDKVQNQQVRQAFEHLIKVGAEHGWAEYRTAPIFQDLVASTYSYNNNALLRFNETLKDALDPKGILSPGRGGIWPKHLRGGH, encoded by the coding sequence ATGGCTTCATACAATATCAATAATAATGGCGCCTATAACCAGGCAATCGACTCTTTCAGAAAAACAGTCGGTTCAGAATGGGTGTTTACCAGCAAGGAGGATCTCTCCACCTACAGGGATCCCTACTCAGTTATCTGGGACGAGCCTGGTGAGGTGCTCCCTTTGGCGGCGGTGGCGCCAGGTAATGTCGAGCACGTCCAGGAAATTGTTCGTGCGGCCAACGAGCATGGTGTTGCGTTGTACACCATATCCACGGGTAAAAACCTTGGCTACGGTGGTGCATCTGCCAATCTCGCGGGTTGCGTTATTCTCGATCTGAAGAGGATGGATCGCATCATAGAAGTTGATGACACTCGCAACTTCTGCATCGTGGAGCCGGGTGTATCTTACTTCGACCTCTACCGTTACCTGGAGGCACGTGGATTACGGTTGATGCTGGACTTGCCCTCTAATGCCATGGGCGGCCCAATCGGTAATTCGCTAGATCATGGAGTTGGCTACTCCGCTGCCCCGTACCGTGACCATTTCGCCAATCATTGTGGAATGGAGGTCGTTCTGGCGAATGGCGAAATTCTTCGGACCGGCATGGGGGCGGTGCCGGGGGCAGAGACATGGGCAGAGTTCAAGTACGGATTTGGACCGAATGTCGATGGTTTATTTTCTCAGGCCAACTATGGTGTCGTTACCAAAATGGGTTTCTGGCTGATGCCAATGCCTGAACACTTCTTGTCGGCCAGCGTGTCGGTGGCACGATACGAAGACATCATTCCACTTGTACGCCACCTCAATTATCTTGAGGATTCCGGGCTGGTGGGATTCGTTCGTTACAGCAGCCCACTGGAGATTCCGCGCGTCCTCAAGTCTGCACCAGACCCGGCATTATTAAAGTTGATGGCCCAGCCTGGGGGAGGGGAGCCGCAAGCCTATGAGCATTATGCAAAAAGCCATAATCTGCCGTTCTGGACAACCACACTGAATTTCTATGGGCCGCAAACCACCAACTGCGCCAATTGGGACTATGCCAGGCAGCGTCTGGCTTCAATACCTGGCGTAACGTTCCAAGAGACAGAGTCCATCAGCTTTCCGTTGAGTGCTGAAGCAAAAAATAACGCTAGAAGCCAAGTCAGCCTCGGTGTGCCGAACCTCACAGCCTTTGCGCTGGGGAGTCGGTCTGCGTTCAACGCTAATCCCTCGGATGGCCACCTTTGGTTTTCGCCCGTCATTCCCCGCTCTGGAGAGGCTTTGCTCAAGGCTCATAAAGTATTCGGCCAAGCGTTCAAAGATCTTGGAATACCATCGAGAATCGGCCCTTATAGCGGGCCTCGAACGTGGATGTATCGAGCGTTCGTTTTTGTCATGGACTTCAATACCTCTCGATTAGACAAGGTTCAAAATCAGCAGGTGAGGCAGGCGTTCGAACACCTTATCAAGGTTGGCGCAGAACATGGCTGGGCGGAATACAGGACGGCGCCAATCTTTCAAGATCTGGTTGCCAGCACATACTCTTATAACAACAACGCCCTCCTGAGATTCAATGAGACCTTAAAGGATGCGCTTGATCCTAAAGGCATACTGTCCCCAGGGCGTGGTGGAATCTGGCCGAAGCACTTGCGTGGAGGTCACTGA
- a CDS encoding acyl-CoA thioesterase gives MNVPSPSGRPYEKGSVKDEWIDLYGHMNMAYYVMLLDDLGHRILDQFGMGKGYTLEFNCGLFTVEANLKYLREVCAGDPLRVELTPVSFDEKRLVTQVELYHDEQNYLSATMQQTAVNVNLDTRKVCRFGDEARRRLQTTMDAYTSENWSMLARH, from the coding sequence ATGAACGTCCCCTCACCGAGCGGCAGACCTTACGAGAAAGGGTCGGTCAAAGATGAATGGATCGACCTCTATGGCCATATGAACATGGCGTATTACGTCATGCTTCTCGATGATCTCGGCCATCGCATTCTGGACCAGTTTGGGATGGGTAAGGGCTACACACTTGAGTTTAACTGCGGCCTCTTCACCGTTGAGGCAAATCTGAAATACCTCAGGGAGGTCTGCGCAGGCGATCCACTGCGCGTTGAGCTCACGCCTGTTAGCTTCGACGAAAAACGCCTGGTCACTCAGGTCGAGCTCTACCATGACGAACAAAACTATCTCAGCGCGACCATGCAGCAGACGGCGGTGAATGTGAATCTCGATACCCGCAAAGTGTGCCGATTTGGCGATGAGGCCAGGCGACGACTGCAAACAACGATGGACGCTTACACATCAGAAAACTGGAGCATGCTTGCCCGTCACTGA
- a CDS encoding c-type cytochrome, with product MNRYHPMILMVSLLPLTVQAGPVLDGKELYDRWCASCHAPGPGHPGTQALKALYQEALPAALEQRLDLAPGVIEYVVRNGRSTMPSFRKTEINDEQLNAIGAYLSKPKP from the coding sequence ATGAACCGATATCATCCAATGATCCTGATGGTCTCGCTTCTGCCTTTGACTGTCCAGGCGGGGCCTGTTCTTGACGGTAAAGAGCTTTACGATCGCTGGTGTGCGTCATGCCATGCGCCTGGCCCCGGCCATCCAGGGACCCAGGCACTTAAAGCGCTGTATCAAGAGGCTTTGCCCGCGGCACTGGAACAGCGCTTGGACTTGGCGCCTGGCGTCATTGAGTATGTTGTGCGCAATGGTCGCTCGACGATGCCGTCATTCCGAAAAACTGAAATCAATGATGAACAACTCAATGCAATTGGCGCCTATCTCAGCAAACCTAAACCTTAG
- a CDS encoding LysR family transcriptional regulator, whose product MNRRLPPLLAVRAFEGFSRCGSVRQCAEELAVSHTVISRHIQNLEAAVGTKLVKKSGRGLEMTREGQRYAAQLRRALEIIADASSDLRQGEDALHVCCMAGLASRRLLGRLGELEEALNGRELTLEPTSTRPDFSRNEADAEIVYLEELNLGEELCAELFARPLIRAVASPAFCNRFAEVTCAEDLLGLPLIHERNTQRWSQWFSIAGVTDIPRLRGPRLWHGHLTLEAACMGQGVALVSELLADEKIAAGELIDVLPMTIRLGGYYFIAPTRKWNDKAIVRLRRWLHSVFPGELEKGDINAPVRVPSPVSAP is encoded by the coding sequence ATGAATCGACGCCTTCCGCCACTTCTCGCTGTACGCGCCTTCGAAGGGTTCAGTCGTTGTGGAAGCGTGCGCCAGTGCGCCGAAGAACTAGCAGTTTCACATACCGTGATCTCCCGGCATATCCAGAATCTGGAAGCCGCGGTGGGCACAAAGCTGGTCAAGAAATCAGGTCGTGGACTTGAGATGACGCGTGAAGGCCAACGCTACGCGGCGCAGCTGCGACGAGCGCTGGAAATCATCGCCGATGCCAGCAGTGACCTGCGTCAAGGCGAAGATGCGCTGCACGTCTGCTGCATGGCGGGCCTGGCTTCCAGGCGGTTGCTGGGGAGACTGGGTGAGCTGGAAGAAGCACTCAACGGCCGTGAGCTGACACTCGAACCGACCAGCACGCGTCCCGACTTCAGTCGCAATGAAGCGGATGCCGAGATTGTCTACCTTGAGGAGCTCAATCTCGGCGAGGAATTGTGCGCTGAGCTGTTCGCCCGGCCCTTGATCCGGGCAGTGGCCAGCCCCGCATTTTGCAACCGCTTCGCCGAAGTGACCTGCGCCGAAGACTTACTGGGTTTGCCGTTGATCCATGAGCGCAATACCCAGCGCTGGTCGCAATGGTTTAGCATCGCCGGTGTTACAGATATTCCCAGATTACGCGGACCTCGGCTGTGGCACGGTCACCTTACGCTCGAAGCAGCTTGTATGGGCCAGGGTGTGGCCCTGGTCAGCGAGCTGCTGGCCGACGAAAAAATTGCCGCTGGCGAGCTGATCGATGTATTGCCGATGACGATTCGTCTAGGCGGGTATTACTTCATCGCACCGACTCGAAAATGGAACGATAAAGCCATCGTCCGGCTGCGTCGGTGGCTGCATTCCGTGTTCCCCGGCGAGTTGGAAAAAGGCGACATTAATGCACCAGTCCGGGTACCGTCCCCCGTTTCTGCACCATAA